GACAGAAGGGGTTGGGTCGGGAAAACGGGAGCGGAACCGCGCCCCCCCCGACACGAGTTCGGGCGCAGGGTTTCCGCCAAGGGAACGTTCACCTCAACAAACCCCGCCCCCCAGCGCACGCCGATTTTTTCAGCAGCGAGCGCCGTTGAGGGTGAGTTGCCGGGCAGCCGGGACGAGCCGGTTACAGGTGCTTAGCGAGGAAGGCCTCGATCTTTTCGTAGAGCTCCACCTGATTTTCGAGATGCTGCATGCCGTGCGACTCGCGGGACACGAAGTGCGTCTCGTGCGGCACACCGTGCTTCTCCAACTGGCTCACCAGCCGCTTTGATTCGAGCCAGGAGGCGACTTTGTCGTCCTTACCGTGGGCGACAAACATCGGCACCTTCATGTTCTCCACAAAATGGATCGGCGAGATTGCCCGGAATTTCTCCGGTTCATCGTCGGGGTTGCCCAGCTTCAGCTGCAACCGGCCGAACTGCGGCGAAAAGTGCTGATTAAACGCCTCGTCGCGGAACACCTCCACCCAGTCATACACCCCGGCGTTGCCCACCGCGCACTTGTAGAGGTCGGGCTCGTGCACCACCCCCGACAGCGCCAGGTAAGCCCCGAACGACCCCCCCATGATGGCCACGCGTTTGGGATCCACGAAGCCGGTTTTGAGAATCGCCTTCGTCGCCGCCGTCACATCGGCGTGCATTTTCAAAAAGTCCCACTGGTCGGATTCCGGAAACATCCAGTCGTAGCCGGGTGAGCCCCGATAGTTGGGCTGCAATACGGCGTAGCCTCGACTCGCCAGAAACTGCGCCTCGCCATCAAACCCAAAGGTGTCGCGCACCCACGGCCCGCCGTGCGGCAACACCACCATCGGCACAGGGGACTCCTTTGAGGCGCCCTGCGGCAGGGTCAGGTAGGCGTCGAGCCGTTTGCCATCATCCGTCTTGAATTTCACAATGCTCACGCCCGCCATCCGCGCCGGATCGATCCACGGCAGCGCCGCCTTTAACGGCCCCAACGACTTTTTCTCCAGGTCTACGATGTAATAGGTGACCGGCTCCCGATCCGAATAAACCGAGAGCACAAACACCGTGTTCGCCTCGTTCGTGCTGTAGATTCGCACAACTTTCTTCGGGAAGCTGCTTTTGAAAATCTTGTCGAGCGACGCATACCCTTCATCGAACCACACCGACGCCGGAATCGCGCGATGGTATTGGAACCCCACGACCCGTCGGGAACCACGATCACGGAGCGGCCCGGACGTCACATCATACCCCTTGTCGCGCAAAATCTCCGCCCCGTATTCCCCGGTCTGCGCGTCCACAAACCGCACCGCGCTCGGCTGACCGTCGTAAAGCTTCTGACTCACGATCAATTGCCCCGGCTCGTCCGCTGTCGCCAGCACCTCGTTGGCCTCCATGTCGATCGGCGAGGGTTCCCAATCCTCCCCATCATAATGATGCAGGGTGAACACGCCCTGCCGGCCGGTGTAGCTGTAGGCCAGGTGCCCCATGCGGTCGGAGAAGTAGCCCGCGATCAAACCACCTTCCGGCACCGGAAAACGCCGGCGCACCACCCGGCGGTTCTGATCCTCCGCCACGCTGTAGAGGTTAAAATTGTTCGGATCGAGACTCACCCAGCGCCCGTTCTTGATATCCGTATTCACCGTTACGATACCACCGTCACGCCCGGCCCCCTCACCCGAAACCCAGACATAGGGCGAGAGCGGATCGTCCTCCGGCCGGCTGATAAAACGGTGCATGCCGTATTGTATCACCGGATACGGTCGCGACATGCTCTTGATCTCCACCGCGCCCAGCGCCACACCCCAGTATTTCTCCGCCGAGACCGAATAGATCAGCCGTTCGTCGTTCAGCCACCGCACGCCGCCCACATCGGAGTCGCCCAACCCGGTCATGACCTTGGTTTCATTGGTCTTCAGATCGATCACCATCAGGCGCGAGACATCCAAACCGCCCGACACGATCGCGGCCACATGCGTGCCGGAGGGGTTGAGCTGCGGGCTGCTGAAATAGGCCGGGCGGAAAAAATCCTGAATCGGCACCGGCTCATTCGCCGGCACGGGGTCCGTGCGCTCGAGGTCAAGTTTGTCGGCCGCCGCGGCGACCAGACAGGCAGACAGATACAGGGCGGCAAAGCGACCGCCGCGGGAAGACGCGAATCGAAACATGGCAACTTCGGTTTTGGGGTGGGCTGAGGGGGTAGTGACGGCCAGTCGGGGCCATCACGCCGGATCTCACCTCCCCGCGCAAGCCTCCGCCGTTAACTTCGAACAACTCACCCCTTCCCCTTCGCGCCGACTTCGCCACCGTGTTCATCGTTCTACCCCTCTCCGCTCATGAAATCCTTTCGACTCTCCGTTCTGCTCGGCCTGTCTGCCCTGCTCGCCTTGCCCTCCCAAGCCGCCGATGCGGACAAGCCCGCCGCGCCGACCGTGCCGGAATATGAACTCGCCCTGCCCATGTATGACAACGGCCTGCCCGGCCGCGGCCCGCTTCGCCGTCACACTTGGTTTCAAAACCTCTGGCAAAGTCGCCGCGCCAAATGGGCCAAGCAGGTCGAGGCCGACCAGGGCGCCGTCGTCTTCTTCGGCGACTCCATCACCCAGGGCTGGGAGGACGACATGGCGACCGCCTTCCCCGGCCTGAAACTCGCCAACCGCGGCATCTCCGGCGACACCACCCGCGGCCTGCTCCTGCGCCTCCAACACGACGTGCTCGCGCTCAACCCCAGCGCCATCGTCCTGCTCATCGGCACCAACGACATCGAGGAAGGCGCCCGCAACGACACCATCACCAAAAACGTCGAGCTGCTGGTCGAGCGCATCCAGGCCCACAGCCGCGCCGTGCCCATCATCCTCAACCTCGTCTTCCCCAGCTCGCCCAAAAAGGAACGCCCGCCCCACTACATCACCGATCTCAACGCCCGCTACCAAGGCGCCTTCAAGGGCGACCCGCAGGTCATCATCCTCGACACCTGGACCCTCTTCGCCGACGCCGAGGGCAACGCCAAACTCGCCGAGATGCCCGACCTCCTTCACCCCAACGAGATCGGTTACGCCAAGTGGCGCGACGCCCTCTGGCCCATCTTCGCCACGCTCGGCCTCGTTGAAACCACCACCGATCTCGACTGGCAACCCGACCCCGGTTTCACCGCCCTCTTCAACGGCCACGACCTCACCGGCTGGGGCTACCGTCCGACCTCCGCGGCAGACCGAGAAGCCGCGCGCGGTTGGCAAGCCGCCGATCCCAATGCCGCCCCCTGGCCGTTCGTCGAGGAAGCGGTCAACTTCGACGGCCTGCGCGAATCGCCCGACGGTCGCTACCGCGCCGTCAATGGTCGGCTCGTGGTCACCACCCCCGCCGAAGGTCGCCTCATTCAACAGCTCTGGACCCAAGCGGAGTTCGGCACCGACTTCGAACTGCGCCTCGAATTCCGCGCCACCCCCAACGCCGACAGCGGCGTCTACGTGCGCGCCCCCCAACTCCAATGCCGCGACTACCAGCTCGCCGGTCCGTGGAAGGACCTCCCGCACTACCGGCCCGGCGATTGGAACGAGCTCATCATCACCGTGCGCGGCAACACGCTTCACGCGACCTGCAACGGTGACGAACTTGATGCCGGCCTCACCCTGCCCGACACCGGCCCCATCGGCCTCGAAGGCGACCGCGGCCAGATGGAATACCGCCGCATCCAACTGCGCCCGCTTTGAAATTTCAGCCGCGCCGCTTTCCACTTTCGCGATGCGGCGCACGTGAAATTTCAACCCGCGCGTAAATCCGTTTGAAGGGTTCCGCGCCACCCCGGGGTTCTCGCGCCGGATGCCTGCAATGTTTTTTTGAATACATCCGCTCACCCCGTATTCGCGTGCGATTTAACGTTCGTCTAATTGACATCGTTGGCGCACTGCGGATTCATCACTCCCTCTTCGGCTCGCCTCACCACTACCCTGTTCGTTCATGCCCGCTTTACCCCGACTGCGACATAACGTCGGTCTCGCGTTGGCCTGCGTCATTCCTTGCACGCTGCTGACTCCCGCCTTCGCCGACACCGCCCTTAATGATGTGCAAAAAGCCGCGACCGAATGGGCGCGACTCCGATCCGAGACCACCCGTCTCGAAAAAGCCTGGGACTCCGAGCGCGACCTGCTGACCGCGTCACTCGCCGGTCTCGGCGTGCAGGCCGATCAACTCGCCGGCCAGCGCGACACCCTCGCCGCCCAGACCGAATCCGCCCGCACCGAGATCGACGCGCTCACCGCCACCAATCGCGAGACCGCCGCTCGCATCGAAGAAGCCGGCACCCGCATCGACGCGCTCTCCGCCCAACTCATCGCGCTGCGCCCCGCGCTCCCGCCACGCCTCTCCGCCGCGCTCGAGTTGCCCTACCGCAGCCTCGCCAGTCCCGACCTCACGCCGGCCGAACGCATGCGGCACACGATGACGATTCTCAACCAGTGCAATCGCTTCAACCAGACCTTCGTCCTCTCCGAGGAAATCCTCGCCGTCACACCCGGCGGTGAAGAGCGCCTTCTCGAGGTGCTCTATTGGGGCCTCGCCCAAGGTTGCGCGCTCGACCGCTCCGGCGGCGAAGCGTTCGTCGGCCGCGCCGTCGATGGCATCTGGTCCTGGCAACCCGCACCTGATCTCGTCGGCGAACTGACCGACCTGATCGACATCCATCAGGACAAGGAAGCCCCCGCCTTCGTCACCATCCCCGCGCAGATCACGGAGGGCGCCCAATGAGCCGCACGCACCTCACCGCCGCGACCACGTTCGCCGGCCTCCTCCTCGCGACCGCCGCCTCCGCCCAGACCGCCGAGTCCATCGCGCGCTACGACGCCATTCTCCGCCAGGCCGCCACCGCTTACACCGCCCGCATCGAACAGGCGACCCAGACGCTCAACGACACCCGCGTCCGCATCGGCGAAGAAAAGATCCCACTCCTAAACGACCTCCGCGCCCTCGAAGACCGCATCCTTAATCTCCGCGCCGAGATCACCACCTTCCAAACCAACACCGCCAACTTCGCCAACGACAAGGCGCGTCGCGAACAGGAAGCCGAGGCCCAACGCCTCAACATCTCCTACTTCGCCGGCACCGCCGCCGAAGGCCTCTCCACCCTCACCAGCTCGCTCGGCAACGTGGAAGCCGAACACTGGGCCGAGCAGGTTGGCACGCTCCGCAATCGCCTCGATCCCGTTGGCGGCATTCCCGACATCTCTGCCGCCGTCGAAACCGCCGAGATGCTCTACGCCCGCGTCGAGTCGCTCATCGGCGGCCACGCCCGCGCCGGCGTTGCCGTCTCTGCCGAGGCCCACGAACTCGTCAACGGCACCTTCGCCTTCTTCGGCCCCGAAACCTTCTTCGTCGGCGACAACGGCATCGCCGGCACCGTGCGCGCTCGCGACGAAGGCGCCGCGCCGATGGTCTATCCGCTCGCCGGTTGGGACGCCGCCGACGCCGCCGCGTTTGCCGCCGGTCAACCCGCCGCCATCCCCGCCGACGTTTCCGGCGGCAAAGCCCTGCAACTCGCCGAGAGCCAGGGTAACTGGATCGATCACATCAACAAGGGCGGCATCGTCGGCTACTCCATCCTCGGCCTCGGCGCCTTTGCCCTGCTCACCGCCTTCGTCAAGATGGTCGACCTGCGCAACCTCTCGGTCGACGCCCCCGCCGCTACCCTGCCTGTGCTCACCAGCGTGACCGAGGAGAGCCCCGCCGCCGCTGAGGGCAAATTGAGCGGCCTGCGCATAACCAGTCGCGAGCTCTTCGCCACCGGCATCCGCCACGCCGCCAAACCCAAAGACGTGATCGAGGAGCACCTCCACGCCTTCATCCTCCGCGAGCGTCTGCACCACGAGCGTTGGTTGCCCATGCTCGCCGTCATCGCCGCCGCCTCACCCCTCCTCGGCCTGCTCGGCACCGTCGTCGGCATGGTGAAGACCTTCACCCTCATCACCGTCTTCGGCACTGGCAACGCCGCCAAACTTTCCAGTGGTATCTCCGAAGCCCTCGTCACCACCGAGCTCGGCCTCACCGTCGCCATCCCGACCCTCGTCCTCCACGGTCTGCTCTCCTACCGCACGCAGAAAAACCTGTCGCTGCTGGAACGCTACGGCGTCGAGTTCATCACCGCCAACGAGGACCGCAAGGTCACCCACCCAACGAAGTCCTGATGGCTACCTCCGCTACACCCATCGCTGTAGCCGGGGTCGGTGCCCCCGGTCCCCACCCCGTTTCGACCTGACTCATGGAAGCCCTCCGCGATCTCCTGCAGCAAGGTGGCCCCGTCATGGTGCCGCTCATCCTGCTGTCGATCGTGCTCTACGAGCGCTGCTTCGGACTCTACTTCAGCGTGCGCCGCGCCAGCCGCCTGCTCACCCAGGATCGCGCCGCCGGGCTCGATTCGCTCACCGCGGTGCGCATGACCCGACTCGATCTGCAGGAGACCTTTCGGCAGCAACGTTTCATCATCAGCACGCTCATCGCCGCCGCGCCGCTCATGGGTCTGCTCGGCACCGTCACCGGCATGATCTCGACCTTCGAGAGCCTCATCGATCGCAGCGGTCAAAAGTCCTTCGAAGGCCTCGCCGACGGCATCTCCGTCGCCCTCATCACCACCGAGACCGGCCTGGCGATCGCCATCCCCGCCGTGATCCTCCTCCACTTCGCCCACCGCCATGTGCAGCACGGCGAACAATCCCTCGTCAAACGCGAGAGCGACCTCATGGCCACCGCCGCCTGACCCTTTCACCGCCGTTTGCCTCACGTTCACCCCGCTTCCGGATGCTCAAAACCACTCGCTCCGATTCCCGTTACCAGGCCGTCGCCATCGATCTCGCCCCCATGATCGACTGCGTGTTCATCCTGCTCATCTTCTTCATCGTCACTTCGGTTTTTGTCGAAGACCCCGGCGTCGAAGTGGAACGCCCCGACACCCGCGGCGAAGCCGTCACCGATCGCAACGCCCTGCTCCTCGCCATCTCCGCCGACGACGGCATCTACTTCGACGGCCAGCAAATCCGGATGGACCAAGTCGCCGCCACCCTGCGCCAGGCGTCGTTCTCCGATGAGGCCACGGTGATCATCCGCGCCGACCGTCATGCCAGCCACGGCACCTTTGCCGGCGTCTACTCCGAAGCCAAACGCGCCGGCCTCGCCCACGTCCAATTCGCCACCGCCCGCCTAGGCTCCGCCCAACCCTGAATACATGTCAGATGTAGGATGTAAGATGTAAACCATCACACACCCTACATCTTACATCCTACATCACACATCTTACATCTCCCGCCCGCCATGCCTTCCTCCCCCGTCCCCCTCGATCTTGATCCCGCCAGCGGGCTGGGTCGTCAGGTCGCCAAATGGGGCGCCGGGTTGGGCATGAGTCTGGTCATTCTCTTCGTCCTCGCTCACGTGCAGCGCACCGAGATCGTGCCGCCGCCCGCCCCCATCGCCGATCTGCAGACCATGGTGCTGGAAGACCCGCCCCCACCGCCGCCCGAGATCGCCACCCGCGAGCCCCCACCGCCCACCGTGCTCGACCTCGAACCGATCGCTTCCGACAACGTCGTCAAAGTCGCCGTCGCCCCGCTCACCTACGAGATCCCGCTGCCCGAAGCCACGCCCCTGCTCGAGTTCAACCTGGCCGACTTCAAACCCGACATGGATTCGGGCGAGAACAACCCCGACCACATTTTCCAATTCCGCGACGTCGACCAGCGCCCCGTCATCGTTCATCGCAAAAAACCCGACGTATCGAACGACTTGATACGCAAGGTTCCCGACCCTCGCGTGGTCGTGAGCATGGTCGTCACCCGTGGTGGCTCCGTGCGCAACATCAGCATGGTCCAGTCCTCCGGTAACAAGGAGCTGGACCGCATCGTCGCCGACGCCCTCGCCGAATGGCGTTTCCGTCCCGCCATCCGCAATGGCGTCGCGGTCAACTGCCTCGTTATCCAATCCATCGTCATCAAACAGTCCCGCGGTGGTTCACCCTTCAGCATCTGATCCCCCGCTCCCCTTACCCGCTCTCATGACTGCCCGCCGCCTGCTGCCCCTGCTCGTCGCCCTCACTGTCTACCCCGGTCTCACTCACGCCCAGCTCGCGGGCAGCGCCGACGCCGCCACCCCGGAACTGTCCCCACAGGAACAGCTCGCCCAGATTCTCGGCGAACACGCCAGCCAGCCCGACGTCGACCCCGGCCGGGTCATCAACGAGTCGATGAACTTCCGCAAAGAGCGGGAGCCCGATATGACCTCGGCCGAATACGCCCTCTACGAACGCATCTCCAGCATGGTGGAAACCAACGCCGCCTTTGCCCTCCAGTTGCTCGAGACCATGCTCGGCGACGACCAGGAGGACAGCGCCGCCTTCGACCTCGCCCTCGGCAACCTCTACTTCGCCGAAGAACGCATCGACGACGCCCTCGAGCGCTACGAAAGCGCCGTCGGAAAATACCCCGAATTTCTCCGCGCCTGGACCAACATCGGCATGATCCACTACCAGCGCGAAAACTGGCCCGAAGCCGCCAAAGCTTTTGCCAAAGCCGTCAACCTCGGCGACCGCGATGCCCAGACCTTCGGCCTGCTCGCCTTCGCCATGCGCCAGACCGGCAACACTCTCGGCGCCGAGATGGCCTTCATGCAGGCCATGACCGCCAACCCCGAAGACACCAACTGGATCGGCGGTCTGCTCGAGCTCTACTTCATCAACGGCCGCCACGCCCAATCCGAATCCCTCGTGCGCGAGCTCGTGCGCCTCGAGCCCGGCAAAGCCGAGAACTGGATGCTCTACGCCTCCCTGCTCGTCCAACTCGAGCGCCCGCTCGAAGCCGCCACCCAGCTTGAGATCGCCCGCCAAATCGGCGCCGTGAACAAGGACTCCCTCGGCCTGCTCGGTGACCTCTACGTCGGCCTCGGTTTCATCCCCGAAGCCATCTCCGCCTACGAAGCCATCCCGGGCGATACCGACCAACTCGCCTCCGCGCGCCTGCTCACCTACGCCCGTTCCATGATCAACGAGGGCAAACTCGACATTGCCCGCGACATCCTCGGCAAGGTGCCGACCTCCACCGAATGGGAGATTGCCAAACCTCGCCACTTTGCCGTCGCCGAACTCGCCGTCGCCGAGAGCGACTGGGCCGCCGCGCAGGAATCCTACGAAGCCATCATCCAAACCGAGCCGATGAACCCCTACGCACTGCTCGGACTCGGCAACGCCCTCAACGAAGCCGGCGAAACCGCCCGCGCCGAGTTCACCTTTGAGCACGCCCTGCAAGTTCCTCAGGCCGAAGCCCGCGCCTGCCTGGAGCTGGCCAACATCGCCCTCGTCGACCGCCGCTTCCAACGCGCCATCGAGATGCTCAACCGCGCTGACCGCCTCGAGCCCTCCTCCGCCGTCCGCGCCCAAATCGCCCGCATCAACCACCTCGCCGCGCAATAGGTCCTCCTCGCCAACTGTAGGCTGCGAGCTTGCTCGCGCTACGCTGCCTCTCAGCGCCCCCCGCTGTAGCCGGGCTCCTTGAGCCCGGTCCCTATCTGCCCCTCCGCCGCCCGGGGTCACCGCACCGCCGCCGCGTCGCGTTCGCGCAACCACCGCCGCACGCGCCAACGCTGATGCCGGGCCACGATGTAACCGACACACGAGGGCGCGCCACACCGACACGGATGCCCCAAACCGTCGCGAAAGGTATAGCCGTAATCGAAGCTCAGTTCCTCACCCGCCTCGATATCCCGCGACGCCACGATCCACACCCGGTCATCCCAAATATCCGACGCGCAATTCGGCTCACAGTGGTGATTGATCAAGCGCGCCACATTGCCGTCCCCCCGCCCGTCGATGGCCCAGGCATCATCCAGAATATACAAATAGTCGCACACTACATCGCCGGTCTCGCCAGCCGCCTCCCGGGCTTGCCGCAGCTGCTCCCGCCGCACCGCCTCGCCAAGCGGAATCCGTTCGCCGGTGTATTCCATCACGACCTCCCCTTCCGCGATGAAACCGCGGGCATACACCCCGCGGCCGTGAATCACCGACCCACGGGCTTCGATCAGATCATCCGGCACCGTAACCATCCCCGAACCACCGTCACAGCGCCTAACTGGCGTCAAGCTCAGGCAGAACCGACTGCTACAGCACCAGCACCGACCACAGGACACCGGCCGCAATCGCCGAGCCGATCACCCCTGCCACATTCGGCGCCATCGCCTGCATGAGCAGGTGATTGTCGGGATCCGCCTGGCGCCCGATCATCTGCACCACCCTCGCCGAATCCGGCACCGCCGACACTCCGGCCGCGCCCACCAGCGGGTTGATCTTATCCTTCAGGAACAGATTCATGAACTTCGCAAACAAGACCCCGCTGGCCGTCGCGATCATGAAGCTCAACGCCCCCAAACCGAAGATGAGCAACGACTGCGGCGTGAGGAAGGTGTCGGCCTGGGTGCTCGCGCCCACGGACACGCCCAGCAGAATCGTCACGATGTCGATCATGGCATTGCGGGCCGAGTTCGCCAATCGCTCGGTCACGCCGCTTTCCTTGAGCAGGTTGCCCAGGAAAAGCATGCCCAGCAACGCGATCGAACCCGGCGCGATGAGCGCGCAGATCAGGAACGCCGTAATAGGAAACAGAATACGCTCCCGCTTCGACACCCGCCGCGGCGCCTTCATCCGGATCTTACGCTCCGCCGGCGTGGTGAGCAGTTTCATGATCGGCGGCTGAATCACCGGCACCAGCGCCATGTAGGAATAAGCCGCCACCGCAATCGCACCCAACAGATGCGGCGCCAGTTTCGCCGAGAGGAAGATCGCCGTCGGTCCGTCCGCACCACCGATGATGCCGATCGCGCCTGCCTCCATCGGCGTAAAACCGAGACCCAGCGCGCCGATCAACGTGAGGAAAATGCCCATCTGCGCCGCGCCGCCCAGCAGGATGAGTTTCGGATTCGACAACATCGTCGAGAAGTCGGTCATCGCGCCGATACCCATAAAAATGAGCGGCGGGAAAATGCCCTGCTTCACGCCGAAGTAGAGGTAGTAGAGCACGCTGCCTTCGTCATACACGCCCAACGGCATGCCGTCGGCATAAGGGATGTTGCCGAGCACGATGCCAAAGCCGATCGGCACCAGCAGCAGCGGCTCGTAATCCTTCACAATCGCAAGCGTCACAAACACCAGCCCCACCACGATCATCACCGCGTGCCCGAAATCCAGCCCGGCAAACCCGGTCGTCGGCAGGAACTGTTGAAACGTATCCATTGTCCGGTGACGCGTCGCCCGCTACTCGATGGTCAGAAGTTCGCCGCCTTGCTCGACGACCGAGTCCTTGGCCACGTCGACCTTGGTGACCTTGCCGGCCACCGGGGCGGAGATGGTGTTCTCCATTTTCATCGCCTCCATCTTGAGCAGCGCCTGCCCCGCCTTCACCGCGTCGCCCACGCGCACAAACACATCCAGCACCGCACCTGGGATCGGCGCCCGCACCACGCCGGGCGCATCCTTGCCCTTCATGGTCGGGACGGGTTTCCCTCCCGGAGTGGTCACCGGGCGAGCCGCCGCCGCGCCCGGTGACCCGACCCCGGCCGAGGTCGCTTCACTCGGCAGAACCTCTTGCCGGGTGAGTCTGACCGCATACTCCACCCCATCCACCTCGAGCCGGCTTTCGTTGGGGCAGAGCGATTTGACCGTGACCGTCAGGGGTTGGTCGTTGATGACGAGTTGGTATCGGCGCATGGGGCAGCGGGGTCGTTGTAACGCGAGGTGTTGAGGATCGACCACAGGCCGGCGGATCGCACCGGCTTGAAGGTGAGACGCGTCTGATCACCCAATCGAAAAACTTCCAACTCCCGCAGCGCCACCCACGCCAGCGCCGCCCGCACTTCCGGCGAGGGCAGGCCGTCGTCCTCCTCCGCCCCAGCGGCCGCGGCATCCGCTGGCTGGCCTTTACTCCGCCACGCATCCCACCGCTCCAATACCCGTGGTAACACCGTGATGTAGGCCGCGATCAACA
This portion of the Actomonas aquatica genome encodes:
- a CDS encoding sodium ion-translocating decarboxylase subunit beta, which translates into the protein MDTFQQFLPTTGFAGLDFGHAVMIVVGLVFVTLAIVKDYEPLLLVPIGFGIVLGNIPYADGMPLGVYDEGSVLYYLYFGVKQGIFPPLIFMGIGAMTDFSTMLSNPKLILLGGAAQMGIFLTLIGALGLGFTPMEAGAIGIIGGADGPTAIFLSAKLAPHLLGAIAVAAYSYMALVPVIQPPIMKLLTTPAERKIRMKAPRRVSKRERILFPITAFLICALIAPGSIALLGMLFLGNLLKESGVTERLANSARNAMIDIVTILLGVSVGASTQADTFLTPQSLLIFGLGALSFMIATASGVLFAKFMNLFLKDKINPLVGAAGVSAVPDSARVVQMIGRQADPDNHLLMQAMAPNVAGVIGSAIAAGVLWSVLVL
- a CDS encoding biotin/lipoyl-containing protein, with translation MRRYQLVINDQPLTVTVKSLCPNESRLEVDGVEYAVRLTRQEVLPSEATSAGVGSPGAAAARPVTTPGGKPVPTMKGKDAPGVVRAPIPGAVLDVFVRVGDAVKAGQALLKMEAMKMENTISAPVAGKVTKVDVAKDSVVEQGGELLTIE
- a CDS encoding OadG family transporter subunit gives rise to the protein MTPLLLAFNWQNIVDGDGIPLAITGISIVFGGLVLIAAYITVLPRVLERWDAWRSKGQPADAAAAGAEEDDGLPSPEVRAALAWVALRELEVFRLGDQTRLTFKPVRSAGLWSILNTSRYNDPAAPCADTNSSSTTNP